The sequence below is a genomic window from Proteus vulgaris.
GTTTATGATCACAGCCATGCTGAAGGCTTTATCCGTTTATATTCCCTGCCATCACGTATTCGTGCACTGAGCAAGAAATAACGCAAAGCAATAGAGTGGTGCTAACAAGTATCACTCTCACTCTTTTTTATTACACAGAATAAATACAGGAAGCGATTATGGCACTCTGGGGTGGACGTTTTAGTCAGGAAGCTGATCAACGGTTTAAACAATTCAATGATTCACTGCGGTTTGATTTTCGACTGGCACAACAGGATATCTTTGGCTCAGTAGCTTGGTCTAAAGCGTTAGTCACAGTTGGTGTATTGTCGCAAGATGAACAAGCTCAACTTGAGCAAGCGTTAAATGAATTATCAGAAGAAGTAACGGCAAACCCACAGTCTATTTTACAAAGTGATGCAGAAGATATTCATAGCTGGGTTGAAAGTAAGCTTATTGCCAAAGTGGGTGACTTAGGTAAAAAATTACATACAGGTCGTAGTCGTAATGATCAGGTCGCAACAGACTTAAAGCTATGGTGTAAAGAAGAAGTCATTCATCTTCGCCAAGCGATTGTTGAGCTACAAAAAGCCTTAGTTATCACCGCAGAACAGAATCAAAATGCCGTGATGCCGGGTTACACCCATCTACAGCGAGCTCAGCCAGTCACTTTTGCACATTGGTGTTTAGCGTACAATGAAATGCTAGCCAGAGATGAAAGCCGTTTAGCTGATGCATTAAAACGTTTAGATGTCAGCCCATTAGGTTGTGGGGCTTTAGCCGGAACGGCTTATGATATCGATCGTGAACAATTAGCGGGATGGTTAGGTTTTGCGAGTGCAACCAATAATAGCTTAGATAGCGTATCCGATCGTGATCATGTCTTAGAGCTATTATCCTCTGCGGCTATTGGTATGGTGCATTTATCTCGTTTTGCAGAAGATCTTATTTTCTTTAATAGTGGTGAAGCGGGTTTTATTGAATTATCAGATAAAGTGACTTCTGGCTCATCATTAATGCCTCAAAAGAAAAACCCAGATGCACTGGAGCTTATCCGTGGGAAATGTGGACGAGTACAAGGCGCATTAACTGGCATGATGATGACCTTAAAAGGTCTACCTCTCGCTTACAATAAAGATATGCAAGAAGATAAAGAAGGGCTATTTGACGCTATCGATACATGGTCTGATTGTTTGCATATGGCAACGCTTGTTCTGGATGGGATCCAAATCCGTCGCCCTCGTTGTGAAGAAGCGGCTAAACAAGGTTATGCGAATGCCACTGAACTGGCAGATTATCTTGTTGCTAAAGGTGTGCCATTTCGTGAAGCTCACCATATTGTGGGTGAAGTGGTTGTTTGCGCCATTGAGCAAGGTAAAGCGATTGAAGAACTCCCTCTTTCTGAATTACAGATGTTTAACAGTAAAATCATGATTGATGTGTACGATATTTTATCGCTTCAATCTTGCTTAGATAAACGTCTTGCAAAAGGCGGTGTTTCTCAAAAACAGGTTGCTTATGCGATAGCAAAAGCCAAAGAAGTTTTAGATATGGATAAATAAGAAAAGCGTTTATCTGAGACAACTTATTGTTATTCAAAAAGAACAGGGTGAATTTCACTCTGTTCTTTTATTTTTAATTGCCGATAATATTGAAAGAAATTATTTTTGTTTGAGTTGTTTATTCAGAAAATATCGAAAAAGAGAGACAGAATAACATTCGACTGATAGAAAAATTTATCAGTTACTATATTATCTATAGACATTAACTATCAGCAATAAATGTGGGATCTGCAATGAATATCCGTGACTTGGAATATCTGGTGGCTCTAGCTGAGCATAAACATTTTCGTCGTGCGGCAGATTCTTGCCATGTGAGTCAGCCAACATTAAGTGGTCAAATTCGTAAACTTGAAGATGAACTTGGTGTGATGTTGCTTGAAAGAACTAGCCGTAAGGTTTTGTTTACTCAACAAGGTTTATTGCTGGTGGATCAAGCGAAAACCGTTTTACGTGAAGTCAAAGTGCTACAAGAAATGGCTTCATTGCAAGGCGAAAGTATGGCGGGGCCTTTACATATTGGGCTTATTCCTACAGTTGGCCCTTATTTATTGCCTCATATCATTCCTGAATTACATAAAAACTACCCTAAGTTAGAGATGTATCTTCATGAAGCACAAACTCATAGCTTATTAGCTCAGTTAGATAGCGGAAAACTCGATTGTGCTATTTTAGCAATGGTAAAAGAGAGTGCGCCATTTATTGAAGTGCCTCTATTTGAAGAGCCAATGAAGTTAGCGATTTATGAAGGACATCCGTGGCATGAACGCGAGTCTGTGCCAATGGGCGACTTAGCGGGTCAGCGTTTATTAATGTTAGAAGATGGGCACTGCTTACGCGATCAAGCGTTAGGGTTCTGCTTCCAAGCGGGGGCGAAAGAAGATACGCATTTTAGAGCAACGAGTTTAGAGACTTTGCGTAATATGGTCGCTGCTGGTAGTGGAATAACCTTATTGCCTGATTTATCGGTACCTCAAGAACAAAAACGTGATGGGGTTTGTTATCTAGAATGTACTGATCCCAATCCATCACGTTCTATTATATTGGTTTATCGTCCCGGATCACCTTTGCGTAATCGTTATGAACAGTTAGCAGAGACAATCCGTGAACATATGACCGCATTTTATGCAGAAAAACAAAACGCATTAAAATAAGCGGTTTAAACCATTAAGTGCAGCAACACGGTAGGCTTCTGCCATTGTTGGATAGTTGAAGGTAGTATTAACGAAATACTCGATAGTATTGCCTTCACCTTTTTGCTCCATAATCGCTTGCCCGATATGAATAATTTCAGCAGCACGCTCACCGAAGCAGTGAATACCTAAAATTTGCTTGGTTTCACGGTGGAAGAGAATTTTCAAACTCCCTACATTCATGCCTGCAATTTGCGCTCTTGCCAGATGTTTAAATTGAGAGCGACCCACTTCATAAGGAATTTTCATTGCAGTGAGTTGTTGCTCTGTTTTACCAACAGAACTAATTTCAGGAATGGTGTAGATCCCCGTCGGAATATCTTCAATTAAATGTGTTTCTGATTTTCCGGTTGTGATCGCCAAAGCTGCAATTCGACCTTGATCATAAGCCGCTGAAGCCAGACTTGGGTAACCAATGACATCACCAACGGCATAAATGTGTTCGCAACTGGTTTGGTAATGTGCATTAACAGAAACTTGCCCACGACTATCTGTTTTAATACCTACGTTTTCTAAGCCTAGTGTGTCTGTGTTTCCTGTTCGACCATTCGCATAAAGTAGGCAATCTGCTTTGACTTTTTTACCTGATTTTAAGTGAACAATCACACCATCATCGACACCTTCAATACTTTCATATTCTTCATTATGGCGAATAACAATGCCGTTATTCCAGAAGTGATAAGAAAGCGCGTCAGACATCTCTTGATCAAGGAAAGACAATAGGTGATCACGAGTATTAATTAAGTCTACTTTTACTCTTAATCCTCTAAAAATAGAGGCATATTCACAACCAATGACACCAGCACCATAAATGATGACATGGTGAGGTTCATGCTCTAAATCGAGAATAGTGTCACTGTTATAAATACGAGAATGAGAGAAATCGACATCTGGCGGGCAATAAGGACGCGAACCTGTTGCAATAATAAAATTATCTGCTGAAAGAATATCGCAAGTGCCATCAGGATAACGCACGCTGATCCTGTGCTCATCAATAAACGCAGCTTCGCCCGAATACATTGTACAATTATTACGCTCATAGAAACCTTGACGCATTTTAGTCTGCTGACTAATTACGGTACTGGCTTGGCGAAGTATTTGAGAGAAAGAGGAGTTAATAAGACGAGATTGGTCACTGTAAAGCGGGTTTTGATTGAATTCGATAATACGGCTTACTGCGTGACGTAGGGCTTTTGAAGGAATAGTTCCCCAGTGAGTACAGCCGCCACCGACTTTGTTATAACGTTCTATAACTGCGACGCGCTTTCCTTGTTTAACAAGCCCCATGGCCGCGCCTTCACCACCAGGACCTGAACCGATCACAATTGCATCGAAATGAGAATGTTGCATAGGAAGAGACCTGTTTTATACAAACCGACAACGCTATATTAACATTAGAATGAATAATAGCCCAATTGACATTAAGGGCATTAGTCACACTTTGTTGAGTTTTTATGAGAATGTGTCTTGAGAGATGATTGTACGCACTGCTTTTTTAACAAAGTTTGATATATTGAGTATAAACCAAATTAGGATTATCAGGATTTCCGTGAGTAATAATATTGGCATCAGAGCTAAACAAAAAGAAAAAACCCGTCGCTCTTTAATTGAAGCTGCTTTTAGCCAACTCAGTGCCGAGCGTAGCTTTACAAGCCTAAGTTTACGAGAAGTGGCTAGAGAAGCTGGTATTGCACCTACCTCATTTTATCGTCATTTTAAAGATGTTGATGAACTAGGACTCACGATGGTTGATGAAAGTGGATTGATGTTACGTCAATTAATGCGCCAAGCACGTCAACGTATTGCGAAAGGTGGCAGTGTTATCAGAACATCAGTAGCTACTTTTATGGAATTCATTGGCAATAATCCTAATGCGTTTCGATTATTATTACGTGAGCGTTCTGGGACTTCGGCGGAATTTCGTGCCGCAGTCGCACGAGAGATCCAACATTTTATTGCAGAACTGGCAGACTACCTTGAGCAAGAAAGTCATATGCCACGTTATTTTACAGAAATGCAATCTGAAGCAATGGTCACTATTGTATTTAGTGCAGGCGCAGAAGCACTGGATATTGATATTGAAAAGCGTCAACAATTAGAAGAAAGATTAGTTATACAACTGCGAATGATTGCTAAAGGTGCCTATTATTGGTATCGACGCGAGCAAGAAACGCAAATACCTCTACAAGATAACCCAGAGATAAAGAAAAAAACGCATCAGAAAGGAGACAAATGATGGAACAAAATCGCTGTGAAAAAAGCACGCTATTACTTGCCACAGTCATTGGTGTCGCTTTACATGGTACTTATTCGAGTTTTTTTAATTCATTTATTGAGACGTGGTCAGTTTTCCCACTCATCAGTTTAATCTTGGCAGTTTACTGTTTATATCAGCGTTATTTAAATCAACCTATGACCGATGGTATGCCTAAGCTGATTTTTTCATTCTTTTTATTAGGCCTATTCGGTTATAACGCTTACACCAGAACCGTTAATCCTGAATGGGGTTCAAACTTTTTCTCTTCTGTTTGTATTGTTATTGTTGCGTTGTGGATTTATCGTCAATTTAAACAGCGCCAACGCTTACGCCTACAAGCTGAAGAAGCTGAAAGAGCATCACAAGCAGAACAGTACTAGTCTGTACTTATCTCTTTGTTGTAAACACAGCGAAATTTTGACACCAGCAAGTTATCTTGCTGGTGTTTTTGTTTTTATTGGTGCTATTGGAGATTTTTTATCTATAACAAGTGAAATAAGCAGTTATCTTTTTTCTAATAGCACGCCACATTCCATATGATGAGTGTATGGGAATTGATCGAATAAAGCTAATTTGCTGATTTTATGTGTTTTAATTAGCGTTTCTAAATTCTGGCACAGTGTTTCTGGGTTGCAAGAAATGTATAAAATGCTAGGGTAACTTTTAACCAACTCTACAGTTTTCTCATCTAAGCCACTACGAGGTGGGTCAACAAAAATGGTTTCACATTGGTAATCTTTTAAATCGATCCCTTCTAGGCGTTTAAATTCCCTTACTCCATTCATTGCTTGAGTAAAATCTTCAGCAGACATGCGAATAATCTTCACATTATCAATATTGTTCATTGCAATATTATATTGTGCGGCATAAACAGAAGGCTTGGCGATTTCTGTTGCCAGTACGCGATCAAAATTACGTGCGAGCGCTAATGAAAAGTTACCGTTACCGCAATACAGCTCAAGCAGATCGCCTTTTGCATTTTCCGTTGCTTTTAATGCCCATTCCAACATCTTAATATTGACCTGTGCATTAGGTTGCGTGAAGCTATTTTCAACTTGGCGATAAATCATCTCTTTGCCAGCAACGGGGAGCACTTCATCAATAAAATCGTTATCGAGCATAATTTTTGTTTTATATGCGCGACCGATTAATTGCACATCAAAACCTTGAGCAATTAATGATTGGCGTAATGCCATTGCTTCTTGTTGCCAGGTTTCATCAATTTTCTTGTGATAAAGCAATGAGACAATAATTTTATTACTCAACGTAGAAAGATAATCAATCTGAAACAGTTTCTTTCTGAGTGTCGGTTTATCTTTTATTTCTGCTAACAAGGCAGCCATCATTTTATTAATAAGTTGGCTGGCAACCGGAAATTGGTCAACACGAATACGCTGCTTAGTCTCTTGGTCAAACATAATATGATAGAGAGAATCTTCTTCATGCCAGATACGGAATTCCGCACGCATACGATAATGCTGTTCTGGTGATGAAAAAACCTCTGCTTCAGGCGCATTAAAAGGGGCCATCATTGTTTGTAGACGTTGTGTTTTTTCATTCAGTTGAGACTGATATGTTTGCGTTGGTAATGAATTCTGCATGGTATCTCGCCTTTTTTTGGCAGTAATAAAGTTAAGCGAGCGAAATTGTAGAGATCCTCATGAAGATGTCCAGTATTCTTCATGTTCAATTTCTGGACTCAGTGGATTTGAAATCGTAGCATAGTTATTCGGTCTCCTAATAGGAGTGAAAAGGGAATCTGGTGCAAAGCCAGAACTGACGCGCAGCGGTAATAGGATCAAGGATAATAAAAGACACTACAAAGCACCTTATAAGTGCGGTGGGAAGTCATTATCTTAAATATACAAAATTGTTTATTTAACCTAGAGTCCGAAGACCTGCCGAAGACCTGTCGCATCTTAAATTAAATACGCGCTTTATTTAATTTTGGCGGCATCCTGCTACTTATTCTGTTGGATGCAGATTTTCATGAATAATAAAAAAGTTTTTCTTATTTCTAGTATGGCTTCGAGTGTGGCTTTGAGTGTCATGGTGAGCAGTTTTGGTGCGTTTGCGAATAACAGCGATACATTAAGTGTGACCGCGAACCGCTTTCAAGAGCCTAACTCTTCTATTCTAGCGCCTATCACTGTTGTTGAACGTGAACAGATCGATCGTTGGCAGAGTAATAGTGTTATTGATGTATTACGCAGAATGCCGGGTATTGATGTGGGGCAAAACGGCGGGATAGGGCAGATGAGCTCTATTTATGTCCGTGGGACTGAATCTCGTCATGTTCTTATCTTAGTGGATGGTGTGCGTTTAAATCAGGCTAACGTATCTGGTAGTTCCGATATTAGCCAAATTCCCCTTTCTCTTGTTCAACGTATTGAATATATAAGAGGGCCTCGTTCTTCTGTTTATGGTTCAGATGCGATTGGCGGCGTGATTAATATCCTCACAGAAAGAAAAACGGAAGGAGGAACGCTTAATGCCACAATGGGTTCTCATGGTTATCAAGAATATGATGGTTCGGTAAAACAGAAAGTCGGGGATAGAACAACATTAACCGCAGCAGGTAGTTATCTCTATACCAAAGGTTATGATGTAGAAGCGAATGGAAATACTGGTGGATATCCACAACCTGATCGTGATGGCTTTATGAATAAGTCACTGTGGTTAGGGGTTAATCATGATATTAATGATGACGTTTCTTTATATGCACGAGCTTATGGTTTTGATAATCGCACCGCTTATGATGCTTATTATGACAGTTATAACGATACATTAACGGATACAAGAGCTCTATTTAGCCGTACCTATGATGGTGGCGTGAAGTTTCATCGCGATAACTACTCTTCTTCTTTAAATACTAGCTATAACTACACCAAAGATTATGACTATGATCCTCGTTATGGTCGCTATGGTAAAGGAAGCCGTTTTACCAACTCTGAGCAATATAATGTGCAGTGGGGAAATCACCTTTTATTAGGGGATGGTAGTATTGGTGGTGGTGTTGATTGGCAACGTCAATCTATTAAAGCAGGCTCCAATGGATTTCCTAATAAAGAACACTTCGACAATACTGGCTTATATCTAACAGGGCAGCAAAAATTAGGTGAGATTATCGCTGAAGCCTCTGTACGTTCTGATAAGCATTCAGAATATGGCTGGCATACTACTTGGCAAACTAACCTAGGCTGGGAATTTGTTGACGGTTATCGTGTGATTGGTGGTTATGGTACGGCATTTAAAGCTCCGACACTGATGCAACTTTATAGTGAATGGGGAAGTAATCCAGACTTACAACCTGAAAAGAGTAAACAGTGGGAAGGCGGCTTTGAAGGACTAACAGGACCTTTAGAGTGGCGATTAACGGCGTATCGTAATGATGTGAACTCTTTGATCCAAGGTGAATCGAACTATCCATATCGTAATTACAATGTTGGTAAAGCTTTAATTAAAGGTGTGGAATTTACAGGTGAAATGGATACTTGGGTTTTTCATCATACCTTTAACCTACAATATATAGACGCAAGAAATAAAGAAACGCATCAACGTCTTGATCGTCGTGCTCGTCAACAACTGAAATATCAACTTGATTGGCAAGTCGAGAAACTCGATATGGGTGTGACTTACCAATATATCGGTCAGCGCACAGATAAAGATTATGGGACTTATGAGAATGTTTCTTTAGGTGGTGTGAGTATTTGGGATTTAACTGCTTCATATCCTATTACATCACATCTCTCAATTCGTGGTAGAATAGCCAACCTGTTTGATAAAGATTATGAGACAGCTTATGGCTATCGCACGCCAGGACGAGAATACTTCCTCACAGGAAGTTACAACTTCTGATGCACTATCTACCGCTAACCCTACTGTATTAGTTTTTGATTCAGGGGTTGGCGGTTTATCTGTTTATCGTGAGATCCGTGAAAAACTACCGGAGGCTCACTATATCTATGTTTTCGATAATGAAGCTTTCCCTTATGGTGAAAAATCACAAGAGTTCATTATTGACCGTGTTGTTCGAATAGTTAGCGCGGTTGCTGAAAAACATGAT
It includes:
- the argH gene encoding argininosuccinate lyase yields the protein MALWGGRFSQEADQRFKQFNDSLRFDFRLAQQDIFGSVAWSKALVTVGVLSQDEQAQLEQALNELSEEVTANPQSILQSDAEDIHSWVESKLIAKVGDLGKKLHTGRSRNDQVATDLKLWCKEEVIHLRQAIVELQKALVITAEQNQNAVMPGYTHLQRAQPVTFAHWCLAYNEMLARDESRLADALKRLDVSPLGCGALAGTAYDIDREQLAGWLGFASATNNSLDSVSDRDHVLELLSSAAIGMVHLSRFAEDLIFFNSGEAGFIELSDKVTSGSSLMPQKKNPDALELIRGKCGRVQGALTGMMMTLKGLPLAYNKDMQEDKEGLFDAIDTWSDCLHMATLVLDGIQIRRPRCEEAAKQGYANATELADYLVAKGVPFREAHHIVGEVVVCAIEQGKAIEELPLSELQMFNSKIMIDVYDILSLQSCLDKRLAKGGVSQKQVAYAIAKAKEVLDMDK
- the oxyR gene encoding DNA-binding transcriptional regulator OxyR — encoded protein: MNIRDLEYLVALAEHKHFRRAADSCHVSQPTLSGQIRKLEDELGVMLLERTSRKVLFTQQGLLLVDQAKTVLREVKVLQEMASLQGESMAGPLHIGLIPTVGPYLLPHIIPELHKNYPKLEMYLHEAQTHSLLAQLDSGKLDCAILAMVKESAPFIEVPLFEEPMKLAIYEGHPWHERESVPMGDLAGQRLLMLEDGHCLRDQALGFCFQAGAKEDTHFRATSLETLRNMVAAGSGITLLPDLSVPQEQKRDGVCYLECTDPNPSRSIILVYRPGSPLRNRYEQLAETIREHMTAFYAEKQNALK
- the sthA gene encoding Si-specific NAD(P)(+) transhydrogenase, which gives rise to MQHSHFDAIVIGSGPGGEGAAMGLVKQGKRVAVIERYNKVGGGCTHWGTIPSKALRHAVSRIIEFNQNPLYSDQSRLINSSFSQILRQASTVISQQTKMRQGFYERNNCTMYSGEAAFIDEHRISVRYPDGTCDILSADNFIIATGSRPYCPPDVDFSHSRIYNSDTILDLEHEPHHVIIYGAGVIGCEYASIFRGLRVKVDLINTRDHLLSFLDQEMSDALSYHFWNNGIVIRHNEEYESIEGVDDGVIVHLKSGKKVKADCLLYANGRTGNTDTLGLENVGIKTDSRGQVSVNAHYQTSCEHIYAVGDVIGYPSLASAAYDQGRIAALAITTGKSETHLIEDIPTGIYTIPEISSVGKTEQQLTAMKIPYEVGRSQFKHLARAQIAGMNVGSLKILFHRETKQILGIHCFGERAAEIIHIGQAIMEQKGEGNTIEYFVNTTFNYPTMAEAYRVAALNGLNRLF
- the fabR gene encoding HTH-type transcriptional repressor FabR encodes the protein MSNNIGIRAKQKEKTRRSLIEAAFSQLSAERSFTSLSLREVAREAGIAPTSFYRHFKDVDELGLTMVDESGLMLRQLMRQARQRIAKGGSVIRTSVATFMEFIGNNPNAFRLLLRERSGTSAEFRAAVAREIQHFIAELADYLEQESHMPRYFTEMQSEAMVTIVFSAGAEALDIDIEKRQQLEERLVIQLRMIAKGAYYWYRREQETQIPLQDNPEIKKKTHQKGDK
- a CDS encoding YijD family membrane protein produces the protein MEQNRCEKSTLLLATVIGVALHGTYSSFFNSFIETWSVFPLISLILAVYCLYQRYLNQPMTDGMPKLIFSFFLLGLFGYNAYTRTVNPEWGSNFFSSVCIVIVALWIYRQFKQRQRLRLQAEEAERASQAEQY
- the trmA gene encoding tRNA (uridine(54)-C5)-methyltransferase TrmA → MQNSLPTQTYQSQLNEKTQRLQTMMAPFNAPEAEVFSSPEQHYRMRAEFRIWHEEDSLYHIMFDQETKQRIRVDQFPVASQLINKMMAALLAEIKDKPTLRKKLFQIDYLSTLSNKIIVSLLYHKKIDETWQQEAMALRQSLIAQGFDVQLIGRAYKTKIMLDNDFIDEVLPVAGKEMIYRQVENSFTQPNAQVNIKMLEWALKATENAKGDLLELYCGNGNFSLALARNFDRVLATEIAKPSVYAAQYNIAMNNIDNVKIIRMSAEDFTQAMNGVREFKRLEGIDLKDYQCETIFVDPPRSGLDEKTVELVKSYPSILYISCNPETLCQNLETLIKTHKISKLALFDQFPYTHHMECGVLLEKR
- the btuB gene encoding TonB-dependent vitamin B12 receptor BtuB; its protein translation is MNNKKVFLISSMASSVALSVMVSSFGAFANNSDTLSVTANRFQEPNSSILAPITVVEREQIDRWQSNSVIDVLRRMPGIDVGQNGGIGQMSSIYVRGTESRHVLILVDGVRLNQANVSGSSDISQIPLSLVQRIEYIRGPRSSVYGSDAIGGVINILTERKTEGGTLNATMGSHGYQEYDGSVKQKVGDRTTLTAAGSYLYTKGYDVEANGNTGGYPQPDRDGFMNKSLWLGVNHDINDDVSLYARAYGFDNRTAYDAYYDSYNDTLTDTRALFSRTYDGGVKFHRDNYSSSLNTSYNYTKDYDYDPRYGRYGKGSRFTNSEQYNVQWGNHLLLGDGSIGGGVDWQRQSIKAGSNGFPNKEHFDNTGLYLTGQQKLGEIIAEASVRSDKHSEYGWHTTWQTNLGWEFVDGYRVIGGYGTAFKAPTLMQLYSEWGSNPDLQPEKSKQWEGGFEGLTGPLEWRLTAYRNDVNSLIQGESNYPYRNYNVGKALIKGVEFTGEMDTWVFHHTFNLQYIDARNKETHQRLDRRARQQLKYQLDWQVEKLDMGVTYQYIGQRTDKDYGTYENVSLGGVSIWDLTASYPITSHLSIRGRIANLFDKDYETAYGYRTPGREYFLTGSYNF